From a single Nitrospira sp. genomic region:
- a CDS encoding APC family permease: protein MLLKRLLVGSPLKTAQAEHERLSKRLALAVFSSDALSSVAYATEEILLVLILVGAAALSYSIPVSIAIVLLLTILTLSYQQIIYEYPAGGGAYTVSKANLGIWPGLTAAAALMIDYVLTVAVSVAAGVAALTSAVPELLPYRVSVGLATIILVLVINLRGVRESGMIFATPTYAFILSLFAMLGVGAYQLMSGTATATAACQAVIPEATEALTMMLLLRAFSSGCTALTGVEVISNGVSAFHKPEPRNASITMVGMATILGTMFIGISLMADRLHITPCADETVVSQIARGTFGTGFMYYLIQISTMLILFLAANSAYNGFPRLASLLAQDSYMPHQMALMGDRLVFSNGIVFLGAFSCFLIWFFKGDTHALIPLYAVGVFLSFTLSQAGMVKRWLEKKGPHWRKKLAINATGAVATGIATLIIGSTKFMHGAWIVVALLPLIMLWFRSIHAHYLAVDEQVTLARDHRPPQPRKNTVIIPISGVNRAVIRAVDYARSRSVDLRAVLVDIDPEQTAKIEIQWAQWGCGVQLVVLPSPYRSVMATLLNYVEEQLEQDPQGWVTVVIPEILPAKWWQNVLHNQRALLLKGALLFKERVILTDVPFHLER from the coding sequence ATGCTGCTCAAACGGTTGCTGGTCGGGTCCCCCCTGAAAACTGCACAGGCCGAGCACGAACGGTTGTCCAAGCGCCTCGCGCTGGCCGTCTTTTCGTCGGACGCTCTGTCGTCCGTCGCTTATGCGACTGAGGAAATTCTACTCGTCCTGATTCTGGTTGGCGCCGCCGCGCTGAGCTATTCGATCCCTGTTAGCATCGCGATTGTTCTCCTACTGACAATCCTCACGCTCTCGTATCAACAAATCATTTATGAATATCCGGCCGGCGGCGGCGCCTACACGGTGTCGAAGGCCAACCTCGGCATTTGGCCGGGGCTCACGGCCGCCGCCGCGCTCATGATTGACTACGTGCTCACGGTCGCGGTCAGCGTCGCGGCCGGCGTGGCCGCGCTCACCTCGGCGGTGCCGGAACTATTGCCCTATCGCGTATCTGTTGGATTGGCTACTATCATTCTCGTGCTCGTCATCAATCTGCGTGGTGTGCGTGAATCGGGGATGATCTTCGCCACCCCCACCTACGCCTTCATCCTCTCGCTCTTCGCGATGCTGGGCGTGGGCGCGTACCAGCTCATGAGCGGTACCGCCACCGCTACCGCAGCCTGCCAGGCGGTTATTCCCGAGGCCACGGAAGCGCTCACGATGATGCTGCTGCTCCGCGCCTTTTCGTCCGGCTGTACCGCGCTGACCGGCGTGGAAGTCATTTCAAATGGCGTGTCGGCCTTCCACAAGCCGGAGCCGCGCAACGCCTCGATCACCATGGTCGGCATGGCCACAATCCTCGGCACGATGTTCATCGGCATTAGCCTCATGGCAGATCGCCTGCACATCACGCCCTGCGCCGATGAGACCGTCGTCTCGCAGATTGCCCGCGGCACGTTCGGCACCGGCTTCATGTACTACCTGATCCAGATTTCGACGATGCTAATTTTGTTCCTCGCAGCCAACAGCGCCTACAATGGCTTTCCTCGGCTGGCCTCGTTGCTCGCGCAAGACAGCTACATGCCGCACCAGATGGCACTCATGGGTGATCGGCTCGTGTTTTCCAACGGCATCGTCTTCCTCGGTGCCTTCTCCTGCTTCCTGATCTGGTTCTTCAAGGGTGACACCCATGCGCTGATCCCGCTCTACGCCGTCGGCGTGTTCCTATCGTTTACCCTCTCGCAGGCTGGCATGGTGAAGCGCTGGCTGGAGAAAAAAGGCCCGCACTGGAGAAAAAAACTGGCCATCAACGCCACGGGTGCGGTCGCCACCGGCATCGCCACGCTCATCATCGGTAGCACCAAGTTCATGCACGGCGCCTGGATCGTCGTCGCACTGCTGCCGCTGATCATGCTTTGGTTCCGATCCATCCACGCGCATTATCTGGCGGTCGACGAACAGGTCACGCTCGCGCGCGACCACCGCCCCCCGCAGCCACGTAAGAACACCGTCATTATCCCGATCAGCGGTGTGAATCGCGCGGTGATTCGTGCCGTAGACTATGCGCGCAGCCGGTCCGTAGATCTGCGCGCCGTGCTCGTAGACATCGACCCTGAGCAAACCGCCAAGATCGAAATCCAGTGGGCGCAGTGGGGCTGCGGCGTGCAGCTCGTCGTCCTGCCCTCGCCTTACCGCTCGGTCATGGCCACCCTACTCAATTATGTGGAGGAACAGTTGGAGCAGGACCCGCAAGGCTGGGTCACGGTCGTCATTCCAGAAATCCTTCCGGCCAAGTGGTGGCAGAACGTTCTCCACAACCAGCGCGCTCTCTTGCTCAAGGGCGCCCTGCTGTTCAAAGAACGGGTGATTCTCACTGACGTGCCATTTCACCTCGAGAGGTGA
- a CDS encoding DUF3047 domain-containing protein, translated as MTRATVSVFTRAVFALCLCAAPAWVQSAGSSLVLDDYSAKDDSGFPVNWKAQRQEAKAKTQYTIHTEKGLTFLAAKSADQRVYKRIAWDPKAMPIVTWRWRVRQAPAGADPVASVFVSLDTDLMVIPVATKYVWSMTKEVGTTTEGGLFDASEIVLQRGTKELGEWVEQRVNAYEDFKRIHRHEPATQAWGISVQGGPGVEVDFGPIIVSAP; from the coding sequence ATGACGCGCGCAACGGTTTCGGTGTTCACCCGTGCAGTATTTGCGCTCTGCCTGTGTGCCGCGCCGGCCTGGGTCCAGTCAGCGGGCAGTTCGCTGGTGCTGGACGATTACAGTGCCAAGGACGACAGTGGATTTCCGGTCAATTGGAAGGCTCAACGCCAGGAGGCGAAAGCCAAAACGCAGTATACGATTCACACCGAAAAAGGCTTGACGTTCTTGGCGGCCAAGAGCGCCGATCAGCGGGTGTACAAGCGGATCGCCTGGGATCCCAAGGCTATGCCGATCGTGACGTGGCGTTGGCGCGTGCGGCAGGCGCCGGCTGGAGCCGATCCGGTCGCCTCGGTGTTCGTGTCGCTGGATACGGATTTGATGGTGATCCCCGTCGCCACCAAATACGTGTGGAGCATGACCAAGGAGGTCGGCACGACGACGGAGGGCGGCCTCTTTGATGCTTCCGAGATCGTGTTGCAGAGGGGGACAAAAGAATTGGGTGAGTGGGTGGAGCAGCGCGTGAACGCCTACGAGGACTTTAAGCGGATCCATCGGCACGAACCGGCCACCCAAGCTTGGGGCATTTCGGTGCAGGGCGGGCCCGGCGTCGAAGTGGACTTCGGTCCCATCATCGTGTCAGCGCCCTGA
- a CDS encoding carboxypeptidase-like regulatory domain-containing protein, producing MKKGLMVIVAVAALAVLAMPLTSFAGGSVAGKVTFGGKTESKEFSFAKFPNPKFCPKIPKKELSQGDKRLLETISVNGGGLAGAVVAVADIDDQAFIDGFKGTDVIAAFCEFQPYTGVVVPMKSFRVENTDADPDDPKSVKGVLHNPHSFEVMGASSSTIFNIGLAEKGSKLDKPAVMRKAKNGSFFRLQCDQHEFMQAFFLPVSNPHFAVTGKDGSFEIKDVPAGKHKLVIWHPGDGKGMRTEIEVDVTDGGKASVNQELKKK from the coding sequence ATGAAGAAGGGTCTGATGGTTATTGTGGCTGTGGCGGCCCTGGCGGTTCTCGCCATGCCCCTCACGTCGTTTGCCGGCGGCTCAGTCGCGGGCAAAGTGACGTTCGGCGGGAAGACTGAGTCGAAGGAGTTCTCCTTCGCGAAGTTCCCGAACCCGAAATTCTGCCCGAAGATTCCGAAAAAGGAACTTTCGCAGGGCGACAAGCGGTTGCTCGAGACGATCTCCGTGAACGGCGGCGGTCTGGCGGGCGCCGTGGTGGCGGTGGCCGACATTGACGACCAGGCGTTCATCGACGGCTTCAAGGGCACGGACGTTATCGCGGCGTTCTGTGAATTCCAGCCGTACACGGGCGTTGTGGTTCCGATGAAGAGCTTCCGTGTAGAGAACACGGACGCGGATCCGGATGACCCCAAGTCGGTCAAGGGCGTGCTGCACAATCCGCACTCCTTTGAAGTGATGGGGGCCAGCTCGTCAACGATCTTCAACATCGGTCTGGCCGAGAAGGGGTCCAAGCTGGACAAGCCGGCCGTGATGCGCAAGGCGAAGAACGGCTCGTTCTTCCGCCTGCAGTGCGACCAGCATGAGTTCATGCAGGCGTTCTTCCTGCCGGTGAGCAACCCGCACTTCGCGGTCACGGGCAAGGACGGGTCGTTTGAGATCAAGGATGTGCCGGCTGGTAAGCACAAGCTCGTGATCTGGCACCCCGGCGACGGCAAGGGGATGCGGACCGAGATCGAAGTGGATGTGACCGACGGCGGCAAGGCTTCGGTCAACCAGGAGCTGAAGAAGAAGTAA
- a CDS encoding carboxypeptidase regulatory-like domain-containing protein encodes MIFSKHIAWLAVCAALVAAPAFAYEVVEVQYGGTITGTVTLQGQPTPTSQGFNLITFPDPEYCGRISNGTGWRLLYDFAIDQRGGLKDVVVTVEGIEKGRPFDMSVPRIEAQDCQFQPFVTVVRSGHAVEVVNMDPVMHDVQAYETSQQLGPRVLFNSPLPMNAHHQRGNLHATHRHMPGPSMLESVSLTKNRNLFVMQCGFHAYMLSWGLAVSNPYYAITDGAGSYKIENVPPGSYRIMAWHPYVGTMSEEIVVVKPTGAATVDFSMKAPAGRRTAHQVMDNPRFGFEALGKSVHIDPLVELQH; translated from the coding sequence ATGATTTTCTCAAAACACATCGCATGGCTTGCGGTGTGCGCGGCACTCGTCGCGGCCCCAGCTTTCGCGTATGAAGTCGTCGAGGTCCAGTATGGCGGGACGATCACCGGCACGGTGACGCTCCAGGGCCAGCCAACGCCGACCTCGCAGGGCTTCAACCTCATCACCTTTCCCGACCCGGAATATTGCGGGCGGATTTCCAACGGCACCGGCTGGCGGCTGCTGTACGATTTCGCTATCGATCAGCGGGGCGGATTGAAAGATGTTGTGGTGACGGTGGAGGGGATCGAGAAGGGCCGGCCCTTCGACATGTCGGTGCCGCGCATCGAGGCGCAGGACTGCCAGTTTCAGCCCTTTGTCACGGTGGTCCGCAGCGGGCACGCGGTGGAGGTCGTGAACATGGACCCGGTCATGCACGACGTTCAGGCCTACGAGACGTCGCAACAGCTAGGTCCGCGTGTGCTGTTCAACTCGCCGCTGCCGATGAACGCCCATCACCAGCGAGGCAATCTGCACGCCACCCATAGGCACATGCCCGGTCCGTCGATGCTGGAGTCGGTCAGCCTCACGAAAAACCGCAATCTGTTCGTGATGCAGTGTGGTTTCCATGCCTACATGCTAAGTTGGGGGCTGGCGGTGTCCAACCCCTATTATGCGATTACAGACGGGGCGGGCTCCTACAAGATTGAGAATGTGCCGCCTGGCAGCTACCGGATCATGGCCTGGCATCCCTACGTCGGGACGATGTCGGAGGAGATCGTCGTTGTGAAACCGACGGGGGCGGCCACCGTCGATTTTTCCATGAAGGCGCCGGCCGGCCGCCGCACGGCGCATCAGGTGATGGATAACCCGCGCTTTGGATTTGAAGCACTTGGAAAATCCGTTCACATCGATCCGCTCGTTGAACTCCAGCACTAA
- a CDS encoding DUF420 domain-containing protein produces MDEPRGFRWRDRIGTNGGGAGRKSVKRDASARYEERMGMAEFLKQSGFFGTHATMGADLSQLMATLFTALFVVGWVKAKHRQGNAHHWLMLSGMIAMLAFFTSYYLFRSLGVLAFEGKEGFGGSQALYDYVFIPVLTLHICLVIIGIVMAVYMIVLGFRAQTIVNGQRTLRNDTLQTSWGKVGKIFGAIAAVLIGLFLSRVMTAGFSLRKLHVYLGFLILIGIVFSIEMAIQRVWPNAERRHRALGTFTMIVYCVLFVTGTTTYTMLYILFPGKIG; encoded by the coding sequence ATGGATGAGCCACGCGGGTTTCGGTGGCGTGACCGAATTGGAACCAACGGCGGTGGTGCAGGGCGTAAAAGCGTAAAACGTGATGCGTCTGCAAGATACGAGGAACGCATGGGCATGGCGGAATTTCTGAAGCAATCGGGCTTTTTCGGCACGCACGCCACGATGGGGGCGGACCTAAGCCAGCTCATGGCCACGCTCTTCACGGCGCTTTTTGTGGTCGGTTGGGTGAAGGCCAAGCACCGGCAAGGCAACGCACACCACTGGCTGATGCTGAGTGGCATGATCGCCATGCTGGCCTTCTTCACCAGTTATTACTTGTTTCGCTCGTTGGGCGTGCTGGCTTTTGAGGGCAAGGAGGGGTTCGGCGGCTCGCAGGCGTTGTACGATTATGTGTTTATTCCCGTCTTGACGCTACACATCTGCCTAGTGATCATCGGCATCGTCATGGCCGTCTACATGATCGTGCTGGGTTTTCGGGCTCAGACAATTGTCAACGGTCAGCGAACCCTTCGTAATGACACGTTGCAGACGTCATGGGGGAAGGTCGGGAAAATTTTCGGGGCCATCGCAGCGGTGCTGATCGGCCTGTTTCTCTCGCGGGTAATGACGGCTGGGTTCTCGCTCCGCAAGCTCCACGTCTATCTCGGCTTTCTCATCCTGATCGGGATTGTGTTCAGCATCGAGATGGCCATACAGCGCGTCTGGCCAAACGCTGAGCGGCGGCACCGGGCGCTGGGTACCTTCACAATGATCGTCTACTGCGTACTGTTCGTAACCGGCACCACCACGTACACGATGCTTTACATCCTGTTTCCGGGTAAAATTGGCTGA
- a CDS encoding HEAT repeat domain-containing protein translates to MAIRIGIWLLCALLPSGILSAGGDPLKEAQTAFKAQQYEKALAVIETIKADAPDVRRWKARTLAKLFRGTDALAEYDALTRLSKKDEPALLREVALSYIVPMLKDMRVQMRGAGYTALKEIESEETVPYFEGAFTDESGQVRALAVEGLGQLEAGRRSPRLEAALHDQAAYVRKYALKAYGKTGDRSKAGVVEPFLEDSEPVVRVAAAAALATLNQPTGWERLAASAKSGNPDERSAALLALASLKRTASFPEFEAAAGDKQPSVRAAVMTGLGELGEKKGVPILVKALHDPIPAVRGSAVLSLGKLHATGLTNEITRLLSDKNPGVQADAVAVLMEFGAPYEAVADTVRDVLRNKEPSVRSRIARTLSKGQGASLNRAVEGLQELLQDPLPLPRMSASRVLGHMSLPDGMGMLKEVLHDQDEAVRATAAAALIRVLDGKAGHGEAP, encoded by the coding sequence GTGGCAATTCGCATCGGGATCTGGCTGCTGTGCGCATTGTTGCCGTCCGGCATCCTCTCTGCTGGCGGGGACCCGTTGAAGGAAGCCCAAACGGCCTTCAAGGCCCAGCAGTACGAGAAAGCGCTCGCGGTAATCGAGACCATCAAGGCCGATGCTCCCGACGTCCGCCGGTGGAAGGCGCGCACGCTAGCCAAGCTCTTTCGCGGGACGGATGCGTTAGCCGAATATGATGCGCTGACGCGGTTGAGCAAGAAAGATGAACCGGCGCTGCTGCGCGAGGTAGCCCTCAGCTATATTGTCCCGATGCTCAAGGACATGCGGGTGCAGATGCGGGGTGCCGGGTATACGGCGCTTAAGGAAATCGAATCGGAGGAGACGGTACCCTATTTTGAAGGCGCCTTTACCGACGAATCGGGGCAGGTACGGGCGCTGGCGGTGGAGGGACTGGGCCAACTCGAAGCCGGGCGACGCTCACCGCGGCTCGAGGCCGCGCTGCACGATCAGGCGGCCTACGTGCGCAAATACGCGCTCAAGGCCTACGGCAAAACGGGCGATCGATCGAAGGCCGGCGTGGTCGAGCCGTTCCTCGAGGACAGCGAGCCAGTCGTGCGGGTGGCCGCTGCGGCTGCGCTGGCCACATTGAATCAGCCAACGGGATGGGAACGGTTGGCGGCTTCGGCCAAATCCGGTAATCCCGACGAGCGCAGCGCGGCGTTGCTTGCGTTGGCCTCGTTGAAACGCACCGCCTCCTTTCCGGAGTTTGAAGCCGCCGCTGGCGACAAGCAACCCTCGGTGCGCGCCGCGGTCATGACCGGATTGGGGGAGTTGGGGGAGAAGAAGGGGGTACCAATTCTGGTCAAGGCGCTGCATGATCCGATCCCCGCCGTCCGCGGTTCGGCGGTGCTCAGTTTGGGTAAACTGCATGCCACCGGCTTGACAAACGAGATCACCCGTTTGTTGTCCGACAAGAATCCTGGCGTACAGGCCGATGCCGTGGCGGTGCTGATGGAGTTCGGGGCGCCCTACGAGGCCGTGGCCGATACTGTCCGCGACGTGCTGCGCAACAAGGAGCCGAGCGTCCGGTCCCGGATCGCCAGGACTCTGTCCAAAGGGCAAGGGGCTTCGTTGAATCGCGCGGTCGAGGGTTTGCAGGAACTGCTACAGGATCCACTGCCGCTACCGCGCATGTCTGCATCCCGTGTACTGGGGCATATGAGCCTTCCCGATGGCATGGGGATGCTCAAAGAGGTGTTGCATGACCAGGATGAGGCGGTCCGGGCCACGGCCGCCGCGGCCCTGATTCGCGTGTTGGATGGGAAGGCGGGGCATGGAGAGGCCCCCTGA
- a CDS encoding methyltransferase has product MPRELSLAEIFQLGYYWETKILLTAVRLDLFSAIDAKPKTAVEVAQRIGADARTLELLLNALVAIGVLTKNGDRFANTAVAQTHLVKTAGSYIGHLLLLHDAEWNNWGRLEDAIRTGRSPVKKHVFETDPELGASVLSVLHRIGEQSGPSLAKRLQLEEAKTLLDLGGGAGTNAIAFCTVYPNLTATVFDLPQTLRVAERTVKQAGLEGRIALKAGNFNQDALGGPYDIVLMSDILHYQDDAANEAIVKKVHGHLMSGGRLIIKDRFLNVTGTSPAWTTAFAVHILVNTEAGRCYKTADAIRWMSHAGFGGVTELEPTAVVQGVKA; this is encoded by the coding sequence GTGCCACGGGAACTCTCACTGGCCGAAATTTTCCAGCTCGGCTACTACTGGGAAACGAAGATTCTGCTGACCGCGGTCAGGCTGGATCTGTTTTCCGCGATTGACGCCAAACCAAAAACCGCGGTCGAGGTCGCGCAACGGATCGGTGCGGACGCGCGGACGCTGGAGTTGCTGCTGAACGCGCTGGTGGCAATCGGTGTGCTGACGAAGAACGGCGATCGGTTTGCCAATACCGCCGTGGCGCAGACCCATCTTGTGAAGACCGCGGGGTCCTACATCGGCCACCTCTTGCTGCTGCACGACGCGGAATGGAACAACTGGGGAAGGCTGGAGGACGCGATCCGGACTGGACGGTCACCGGTCAAGAAACATGTGTTCGAAACTGACCCTGAACTGGGCGCCAGCGTACTCTCCGTCCTGCATCGGATCGGGGAGCAGAGCGGGCCGTCGCTGGCCAAACGATTGCAACTGGAGGAGGCGAAGACGCTGCTCGATCTGGGCGGCGGGGCCGGCACCAACGCCATCGCCTTTTGTACGGTCTATCCCAATTTGACAGCGACGGTCTTCGATCTGCCACAGACGCTTAGGGTGGCGGAGCGGACGGTCAAGCAGGCGGGCTTGGAAGGGCGAATTGCGTTAAAGGCAGGGAATTTCAATCAGGATGCGCTCGGCGGCCCGTATGACATCGTGCTGATGTCGGATATTCTGCACTATCAGGACGATGCAGCGAACGAGGCGATCGTCAAGAAAGTCCACGGCCATCTCATGTCCGGCGGTCGGCTAATCATCAAGGATCGGTTTCTCAATGTAACCGGTACCAGCCCGGCCTGGACGACGGCCTTCGCCGTCCACATTCTCGTGAACACGGAAGCAGGACGCTGCTATAAAACAGCGGACGCGATCCGATGGATGAGCCACGCGGGTTTCGGTGGCGTGACCGAATTGGAACCAACGGCGGTGGTGCAGGGCGTAAAAGCGTAA